The genomic stretch GTTTGCGATGGAGGCGGTTGAGATTGCGGCGTAGGCGGTGGTGGTGGATTGGTGTCGCGTTCAGAGGTTTGGTCCGAACCCGAATCGTTTTTGGGCTGAGTTTCTACTTCCGGAGGAGAAGGCATCTTTGTGTCTCTACCCTCCCCCTCTCCTTTCTCCAGTCCGATTAATGCCCTGGAATTAATCAAATTTTCCAGGAAAAGATTTGGAGAAACAAAGGGGGAGGTTTAGTGGAAAGCACGAAGACTAATCACGTTTTGCCAAACGTTTTGACTCTTTTTTGGGCTAAGTTAAAGAATAAAACTAATCAAGTTGGATAAAAATAGTGAATCCGCCATGGCTGAGCTAAAAATGGATTACTGtaaggaaaaaaacaaagaaggtGTCTCCAGACCTTGGAACCGAGCCTTAAGTCTCCTTCGTCATCTACttaattaatatacattttCTTGAAATTTGATAATGTGATGGATCTTTTCCAAGAAAAGAAGTTTCGGAAGGGAAGTATTAAAAGTTTCCATTTTGGGCTGAggaatataaaaatagaaaagaaagtgACATGTTGATGAAGAAGCTATTATTAGTGAAGTATGTATTTTTACTTTCTATGCCCAATCATATTGCCAAGTGATGAAGACAAATCTTCCAACGGTATGCATTGAAGACACTACACATTAATATAGCCAGTGCCGGTTCTGAGATATTGCGGGTCCAATgcgaaactaaaaatatatagacCCTAAATGATAgctaaaaattaaactttacaaTATCcttaatactaataaaattttattagctctaaaaattattttctatttctttttattaaagtACAGAAAaccatcaaatattttattatgttgcATGTATTTTGTTATGTTACATGTTTGATTAGAATccattttatatttcttatgttAACAAAGTATAAAAACTGTGAAAATATTAGGCcatcaaatttgaaaaattttaGGCCCCATTCAAATGTATCTTGAGTATGTGCTCAACACCGGGCCTGAATATAGCTTGCACTGTTGCACATCAAGAAAGAAGAGTTAGATAGTTTTggtgattattattttcttcgaATCTGCTAATTTAACCCCCTACTTTTCTATAGGAATACAAAATTACAATAACAATCTGTTATAAGTGCCCAAGATGTAGAATGCCAATAATGCGAAGTCCAAATTTTCTATATTTCAATCCGATCCCATGTGGTAGTCTGTATGAAGCTGTCTATTTTCTgaccatatttaaaaatatatatattttagctGTATACACTTCATTTTCGTCTTGGTCCCATGTCAAATAAATCATCTCTGCGCCACTCATtcctatttaaatttttatacgTACTACTTATGTATACCACCGTGGCAAAACCTATCTTATGGGCTTAAAACTTGAATTACCTATCAACTTGTATTAGAAGACCTCAGTGTATATTACAACGTACCCAAATTATAAAGAATAAATCAACAGAGAACAAAGACCATGCTTTCCATTTCCCCTCTTGACATACTAATAACTACGTCAGCAGTTTCGTTCTCTAGTATGAATATTTGAATACATTGTATATGTAGATACTAAATTGACTTAGTGTTTGTTCTATATATCTGCACTTTTTGTTTTACCATTAGGCGTTAGCCCATATCATGGTTTCACTTGATTGACCAAAAGGTGTAGTTATCGTACATTTTCTCAAAGAGAGACAAGTCACCGATTGTGTTAAGCAAAAAAAGACAAGTCAGCGATCTCAATTAAACACGTTCTTTTGCTGGCACGAAGAACAGGTTCATATTCTTGATAACTATTTCTAAAACGGCCGCTTGTTTCTTTACGTATTGGTCATTTTTGACCGTTTTATGGGaattagttaaataattaaaacaagttgatcaaataatttttttaaattaattagttcaatttaattatttgtgCCCTTTTACAAAAGATAAGTTTGATATACTTGTCCACCACATTCGTCCTCATCCGGAAGTTAATATTCACGTTAGTGGTGGGACGAATTTGATACCTTGACAATAACTTTATAGTTATACATAAGTGTTAGTATCGATATTCGgtttaaaaaatgttagaatttcttttttttttgtaaactagaaAATATTATTCGGCTGTTAAAGATAAAGTTGGGGGGAGGGAATTGAAGCCATCCTCAACTCTCcctgaaaaaaacaataaagccttttaagttaaaaaaaatatattttttttaactaacaaatctcataattttattaatcatttaagcTATAACAAAACATATTGTTTGACTATTTTAATCAGTGTGTGCAAATATTACTCACAAAGGCATTGCAGTGTGCGCAAATATTACTCACAAAGGCATTGCAATCCAAAGATATGACTTAAGACACCCCAAGTGGTCTGTAGTAATTAACTAGCAAATTGATTCCCACCGAGACAATACATACCACTTTTGGTATATATATGCTTTCTCGCTTTTAGTTACTTTTCAAAGGGATGCAATAGcaaagaaatttataataatttattttagtagtattttttatttttttcactaaaaaaattcttcatgaccatttacaaaattaattcgCTGTTTTACTAGACATTTGCCTATGCGCCACATCTTCTCCACTGGCAACAAGATCAAGTAGTGAAtacgaaaataaataaaaattaaccaGAAATAGCAAAAATTGAAAACATtctgaaaaaaggaaaaaaacctAGAAAAAGAGAATCAAAGGAGAGCATAACAAGGAATATGAGTCTAATAAATCTATCATCACAGTTGTAACCTGAAACAAAGTACAATCCAACTGTTGATGGCACTCTAGGTTTTTCTGCACCAAAACGGAACATCACCataatcatgttttttttgctGACAATAACCCAACAATATCCCTCTACATTACGGTTCCAACAGTAATATCAACTAGTTTTGAAatatgctgttttttttttcctctgaaCAGATTTTATTAGAGCTTGCAACATCAACCATTACAGAGTCGAGCATACTAAGCCAGCGGACGACATGGATGTCTCTGGAAACTAAGCCCACAAGTGGGAAAACAAACTGAAACAACATCAAACAAACAACTAAGATTCTAAACAAGAAGGCTAAACTTACAAGACCCATCAAACCATAAACTTGACCAGAACCACAAAAAACAGTGAATAAAGACTGAGACCGAACTTCTCACTTAACCCTCACACCAACATGTCATTACGTTGTCGAAGCCATGAGTTCCCTTCGGTACAATCAACATCCGTTTTACCAAATAGGCCATAGACATCATAGACCAACTAGGAACGGAAAATGGCCATAAGCTCCTAGCCAAATCAAGGAAGACAGATCCTGCAGCTCAATGGTCAAGAAGTCACAATCAAACCCCACAAACTCCAAACCCGCACCGGTCACAACAGATCAGAAGACGATGGTTGAGGATCTGTATTAGAAGAACCGAGAAGAACCTCCGATTGAGGTAACAAACCTCTAGACCGCCACAGGATAGACGGATCCACACCACACCCGGTGAAGAAATAATACATGGAACTTCTAGGGAGAGGAGAAAGGAGAAAGACGAGACCACATCCCACACCCACCAGCATCGAATCAGTATCCGACGATTGAGCTTGCAAGCATCAATCCAGAACACATCGAAGAGTTACAAACCCAAAAACGATAAATCCCGTCGATTGACCCAAAACAAATCCTAAATCGAAACGTAATACCCCGAGAAGAAGaaatacataaaacaaaagGAGACACGGCTCCGGTGCTCAAGAAGCCACCGGAGCCACCTTAGCCAAGAACAGATCTGAACTCTGGTTTTACTTTTTAGTGAGAAAGGAGCGCAAAGAGACGAGAGAGAAAGGAGTCTTATTTTGAAATATGCTGTTAATCTTagttttttatgaataaaagaaataaatttacGAAGTCACGTAGTGGATGGCAAGAAAAGATGCGAGGAATAAGCAAATATGACATGTGAGTAAAACCGAAAAACAAAGCATACAAACCACTTGTCTTCAACACCGCCACAACCAATCCTCCAATGACTTCGTTACTATTTACACTTTCTTCGCCGTAATAGAATCTCTTTGACAATTCAATAGTTTCCATACGTTTCACTTTCAAATACAAAAAGCATTTATTATTGAGTCTTTTGATGttataatagaaaaatttaCATCCTAGGTCACTTTTCTACTTATAAATATCAGAGAAAGTCACTTTCTTCTACATGAGCACTTTTTACTAAAGACTCGTTAGAAACCATAGGAGAGAAGGTGCTCCACTTGACTCTCAATTACATTTCCTgcctcttctcttttttttttaactaatcaaTTGTTTGGGCGGGCTTCATTTACAGCCGTTGATCTTTAAATAACATGAACGGCTCAGATTAATTTATCCAGATCTGGACAGATTATCCtaattaaaattcttttttttaaccttCATCCCTGCGGCTCCATCGTCGTTGCCTGcttcaattttattttctgaatctcaaaaaaccaaaaaaactttCCCATTGATCTATTAGTTTTAGATATCTCCTCTCTCGTATTTCAGACATATCAGAAAAAATAATGGTGAGAGAGAGCGCTTGACTTACAGAGagcaaggaagaagatgatttgtGCTCAGTCCAAGATTGAGAACGAAGAAGCGTTACCGCATACTCTATTTACGCCATGGCTCTCAAGAACACCAGATCTGCTCTAAACGTTGCGCTAATGGCAAATTCTAATCTCTTCTCACTCTTCTTCACTCAACGCCACTGCCGCAATCTGTAACACTCCCACAATTGTCATCgtcatgtcttcttcttctgcagctGCGATGATCCGAGAtgcaagaaacagaagaagaaaggtTCAAAAGGGGATAATTTCTCTATTGGGGAGGGAGATTAAGAAACTGAGTGCTCAAGCTTGCAGATTTTGGTGTTTGGTGATTGTAAAGTTTCGAACTTGGCCTCTAAGTTAGTTTCTCTTTCATGTGATTGATGATACTACTAATGTTCATCACAAGTTTTGAATTTATCCTACCTGTAAAGTTTCGATCTTGACCTCTAAGATTTGATAGTGTTTTTATCAGTAATGTGGCTATTGATGTGGATATTAAAATCCAATGTACATGTTGATATTGCAACATGTGAATATAAACTATATGTACATGTGAATAATGAGAGTTATGTGTACATGTGAATAATGAGAGTTATGTGTACATGTGATAATAGACATAACACATTTAGTAGAACAAAACATAATCAGTGTTCCAAACTTGTGAATGAGAAAATTACATAAGTATAGTAAACAAGTTTTTTGTGAAACATATTGCACATGTAGATATGTTGTGAAGTATTGTACGTGTGGATAATAAATATTACGTGTACACATGGACGCCATAGAAACCAAAATTAATCTCTGTTTTCGAGAGtcaccaaaaagaaataagaaacataCTAATAGTTTCAATTATCAAACTGGAACTCAGTAAAAAACATGGGAATGTCATTTTGCTTCTATTACCTCACAAGTTGTTTGAAAGCCACCAAAAAGAAATCAGAAAATCATCATTGTCATCAATAAAATGCTAAAATTCCAGAATCATGTGTTTAAAGGGATCAACAATGAAGCAAGTTACAAAGTATAGGAAACGAGTTACAAGATTTTTTGTGAAACATTGTACATGTAGATGTGTTGTGGCGTAGTGTACATGCAAATAATTGTACatctacaaaataaattttaggtGTACACATGGACGCCAtagaaaccaaaaatataaacaacCTCGGCGCTAAACTCTTGTCGGTTCCATTTTTCGGGATTTTTACAtctgaaaaagaagaaatatttcATCAGACCGCTCCATACGCTAATCTACGAAGACAAACATCAGACAAAAACAATACCAAAGTAAACCAAAACAACACAAACACTATACCATACGTTTGTGTACGTGTAGACTATAAAAAGCTACAAAAATGTGAGTGAAATCAGAGGTTTTCATTATTAAAATGTGAGTTCTGCATCAATACATACACAGACAACATAAAAAACATCAGAACTTGTTAAGAAATCAGGGCGTACAAAGTTCACAAAACCACATGTACAAGAAAAAAATGTCACTCATGTACCAGTTTACAGCCGCGTACACATGTACATATAAAACATTGTACGCATGTACAACCTAGCAGAACACATGTACACGTAAACATGTACAGAAATCACACCTCCTCACTGGCAACCTGGAAAGGTTTCCAAAGCACGACCCCAAAAGCTGTTCCATCTCGCCAATACCTTCAAACACATCCCTCACCAGAAAAAGGTACTCCAATTATGAATTACAGTTGTGGCGTTGGCTCGAGTATCGTTCATCAGGACTCTCCTCAGGGCTTCTCTTCTGTAAAagccaaaaaattaaaaaaaaaataaccatcAGCAACAACAAATAGGAACAGAAAACCCAAAAACATTCCGGTAATGGCTAAAAAAGACTCACCCACTACGTGTTCTTTTGCCGGCCGCCGACGAAACGCCGTCAAGTCCTCCGCGTCACTAGGGTTCTGTTCCTCTGCATTGTTCcagaatcaaacaaaaaattagaCTAGGCGAAATGTAAAAAGACAAACGGATTCATATTCTAACTAACAAAAGGAGACCTTAAACTATATGAAACCAAATCTACTTGTAAAACTACAGAACTTCTAGGATTAACAAAAAGAGACGTAAAACTATATGAAACCACACATATTGTGACATGAACATATAAAGGTACAAAAAAGTTCAAGTCTTTCTTCACATCAATCTTCCTCTCATATACGACTGAGAAAAGAAGCTTCTGTAACCGATTTCCagtgaggacaaacaaaatCTACCATCAGCAACAAAAAATAAGGTGCGGGGGAACGCAAAAACTTTCCGGTGATGGCTAAGTGAGACTCACCAACTACGTATTCTTTTCTCAGCCGCCGACGAAACCCCATCGAGTCCTCCGCGTCACCTGGGTTCTCTTCCTCTGCACTGTTCCAAAATCAAATCAACAAATTAGACTGTGCGAAATGTAAagagaacaaaaataaaacaaaaaaaacaaaaccctagTCTAAATCTAAAAGCGCGACAAGAGACACCGGCGGATGTCGGACTAACCTTTGCCAGCACGACGAGCACTCTTCCTCATCCTGGTATCTCAGCGGAATTCAGGCAGCAAGTTCCGATCGGTGAAGAATCTAAGATGAATCGAGAATGGAACCGTCGTCCTCTATAGATGTGTTTCACGGTAAAAGAGGAGAGGAAACTGTGAAAATATCTCTGCGTTTACAATAtcttaatattaaaagaaaaaaatgaaactaattctaatttaaaattcaaaactgtAACCAGCCCTAATTGCTCTCACGGACCAAAACGAGTCTAGTTGGGCTTTAGTTGTAAAAAAGTGTATCAGTATAGAGAAGTGATCTATTGTGGTGCTTAAAGTCAATAAGTGACTTAAAGTGTAAATCTCTCGTTATAATACCCAAAAGTCAAATCTATAATATACGTTCCATAAATAATAGACTAATAAATAGGACAACTATCCAAAAAGCGTTTACAAATACTTGTATTTTCCGTGTTTTGACTTTTGTAATAACTCTGAATATTTCTccaatcttttatatataaaaccccactcttcttctctcttctagCTAAATCAATACAATTCACATCTCCCAAATCTCAACTACTACACTTTTGAAGCAAAAGTTTCATTTATTGAGATTCTTTGCCGATCCATTTATTCATCAAGATTCActtgtttttcatattttccgGCGAGTTATAATATGGATCAAGAGATAGAGATTCCTTGTTTCTTCCTATGTCCAATCTCTCTAGATATCATGAAGGATCCGGTCATAGTTTCCACCGGGATAACCTACGACCGAGACAGCATCGAGAAATGGCTCTTCACCGGTAAGAATAACTCATGTCCGGTCACCAAACAAGCCATAACCGAGACCGATCTCACACCAAACCACACTCTTCGCCGTCTAATACAATCTTGGTGTACGCTCAATGCATCCTACGGCATCGAGAGAATCGCAACACCAAAACCTCTAATCTCTAAGTCCGAGATCGAAAAACTCATCAAAGATTCTTCATCTTCGTATCAAAACCAAGTCAAATGCCTTAAACGGCTAGGTCAAATAGTGTCGGAGAATACAACCAACAAGCGATGCTTAGAAGCCGCAGGAGTTCCAGAGTTCTTGGCAAATATCGTCAGCAACTCCGTAGATACATGCAACGATTTGTGTCATTCAAACACGCTGGAGAGCCGGTTTGATTCTTCGAGGAGCTTAATGGACGAAGCTTTAAGCATACTCTACCATCTCGACACATCGGAGGAAGCACGCAAGAGTCTCTTAAACAACAAGAAGGGAACTAATCTTGTGATGACGCTGACTAAGATTATGCAACGTGGGAACTACGAATCAAGAGCCTATGCGACGTTTCTCCTCAAGAAGATTCTTGAAGTTGCGGATCCCATGCAGATCATATTGTTGGAACCTGAGGTTTTCAACGAGGTGGTTCAGATCTTGAATGATCAGATCTCACACAAGGCAACGACATCAGCAATGCAGATCTTGGTGATTATATGTCCATGGGGAAGGAATAGGCACAAGGCTGTGGCAGCTGGAGCGGTCTCTATGATAATAGAGCTTTTAATGGATGAAACTTTCTCATCCGAGAGAAGGAACTCAGAGATGGCTATGGTGGTTCTTGATATGTTATGTCAGTGTGCTGAAGGAAGAGCCGAGTTTTTGAATCATGGCGCGGCTATTGCGGTTGTGTCTAAGAAGATATTGAGGGTCTCTCAGGTAACTAGCGAGAGGGCGGTTAGGGTTTTGCTTTCCATTGGGAGGTTTTGTGCTACGCCTTGGCTGTTGCAGGAGATGTTGCAATTGGGAGTTGTGGCGAAGATGTGTTTGGTGCTTCAAGTGGATTGCGGAAACAAGACTAAAGAAAAGGCGAAGGAATTGCTTAAGCTTCACGCTAGGGTTTGGAGGGAATCACCTTGTGTCCCAAGAAATTTGTATGCTTCGTATCCTGCTTGATTGATTCTCATCAGATACAAATTCGTATAAGTTCATTCAAAAAATAGAATGGTTTATTTTTTGCTCAAATTCAGATTTATTATTGTGTTTGTTATATCTTTCAAAGTTCATCATCATGTAGATAACAGTGGGGATTATTCGTTATGAATTTATGAGAAACTGCAAAGAAATAAATGGAATCACAAGTTACATGACTATTGTTTCCCACTTGCTTCCTCGTTGTTAAAGGCTCTTAATTTGTATTCTTCTAGTTTGTTCATTTCCACAAAATAATGGAGACCATCTCTTTCAAGttcatattattattgaatGTATAACCAATACGACTACATCATAGTTATTTTAACAGACAAACAAACTTTGCATTCAGAAAATTGTGCTTTTAGAGATCAATTTCTATATCAATCTAAAGCACTTGAGTGCATTTTAGCAAGAATCTCTGTATCTATAGACCTCGGTTTTACCAATCAGGGAACATGGTATTGGCGGGATCATGAGAAAATTAACTTTGTTTGGGGCTACcatttaaacattaaaaaaaaaaaaccttaggTTATTCGGACCAAACACCAAATTGGAGGATGTGAGGTTCAACTTGCATCGTATATTAACTAACACATCTCATCGACAATACAAACAACTGCGACCAATTGTTATTGGTGAACTAATTATTGAACTTGAGAAAACCAATCCAGCGGGTATTCAGCTGCCCAAAGCTAAATTCAACTTCCCAAAAGTGCGAGTTTAACGTCTTGTCCTGAAACAATTACCACTAAGCCACCACGCAGCTAATTCCAAAGGTTTGACATTAAAAAAATCCGTGAGatcaaattcattttaaaatttagcatccaaatttttttgtcttcatattccttaagaatatatatagttatatatttgatataattaAATCTGAGAGCATGCAAGACatataaaagaagagaaaaaaaaacattcaaacgAGGATAACCTTATAAGTCGATGTACACATAAGAAAACATCATATTATAAGGATAGAAGTGTTTCACACCTGCCAAGTAACGGTCACGGTCCATTTACAGAGTTCTTGTATGCGAGTTCAAAGTAAGGATCAAACTGTATCATGGTATCTTATTTGATGCCTCTTTTTAAATATTCCAAATGATTTGTGAACCAAATATATTAAACCCGTATATATTGCATGAAAAGTCCGTTTTTAATAACCCGATTAATGACCGCCATATGTTATAACCCTGTATTATTTTCCTTCAAAATACTGATAAATGGAtaattgtatataataaa from Raphanus sativus cultivar WK10039 unplaced genomic scaffold, ASM80110v3 Scaffold1837, whole genome shotgun sequence encodes the following:
- the LOC108849054 gene encoding E3 ubiquitin-protein ligase PUB22-like, whose amino-acid sequence is MDQEIEIPCFFLCPISLDIMKDPVIVSTGITYDRDSIEKWLFTGKNNSCPVTKQAITETDLTPNHTLRRLIQSWCTLNASYGIERIATPKPLISKSEIEKLIKDSSSSYQNQVKCLKRLGQIVSENTTNKRCLEAAGVPEFLANIVSNSVDTCNDLCHSNTLESRFDSSRSLMDEALSILYHLDTSEEARKSLLNNKKGTNLVMTLTKIMQRGNYESRAYATFLLKKILEVADPMQIILLEPEVFNEVVQILNDQISHKATTSAMQILVIICPWGRNRHKAVAAGAVSMIIELLMDETFSSERRNSEMAMVVLDMLCQCAEGRAEFLNHGAAIAVVSKKILRVSQVTSERAVRVLLSIGRFCATPWLLQEMLQLGVVAKMCLVLQVDCGNKTKEKAKELLKLHARVWRESPCVPRNLYASYPA